Proteins from one Gibbsiella quercinecans genomic window:
- a CDS encoding PTS sugar transporter subunit IIA: MDLVSMLDARLVRFDFEVSDKHDAICKISQLMFDAGKISDKETYITGVLEREEEQSTGIGMGIAIPHCKSDCVKEASFTLIKLRRAIEWDAVDDQLVEYIIMLAAPNTSDNIHLKVLSRLAVCLTDNDFREKLLRITTMDELRVLFERL, from the coding sequence ATGGATCTCGTATCCATGCTTGATGCAAGGCTGGTCAGGTTTGATTTTGAAGTATCAGACAAGCATGACGCGATATGCAAGATAAGCCAGCTCATGTTCGATGCTGGGAAAATTAGCGATAAGGAGACATATATAACAGGTGTCCTCGAGCGCGAAGAGGAACAATCAACCGGGATTGGCATGGGGATCGCTATTCCGCATTGCAAAAGTGATTGCGTAAAAGAAGCCTCTTTCACCCTAATCAAACTGCGCCGTGCTATTGAATGGGATGCCGTCGACGATCAGTTGGTTGAATATATTATAATGCTGGCCGCGCCAAATACATCTGACAATATACACCTGAAGGTATTATCACGATTGGCTGTTTGTCTAACTGACAATGATTTCAGAGAGAAGTTGTTAAGAATCACAACAATGGATGAACTGAGAGTTTTATTTGAACGATTATAA
- a CDS encoding HPr family phosphocarrier protein, translating to MLKEKVIVRNKTGLHARPATVLAKLSRKYQSTIELIHNDKVIKLKSVLGILSAGIRSGSALEVICDGQDEQDAMDEIKTLFASGFGEE from the coding sequence ATGCTAAAAGAAAAAGTGATTGTCAGGAATAAAACGGGGTTGCACGCCAGACCAGCGACAGTGCTGGCGAAACTATCCCGTAAATACCAGTCAACGATTGAACTTATCCATAATGATAAGGTTATTAAATTGAAAAGCGTTCTTGGCATATTATCAGCCGGCATCAGGTCGGGGTCCGCACTTGAGGTCATTTGCGATGGACAGGATGAACAGGACGCCATGGACGAAATTAAAACCCTTTTTGCATCGGGCTTTGGCGAAGAGTGA
- a CDS encoding iron-containing alcohol dehydrogenase has protein sequence MINFEYHTPTKVIFGRNVESRVGAEIKALGYKNVLIHFGGTYLYENGLLDRVHKSLEEYGIDYVDLGGVVPNPRLSLAQEGVKLCKARGVDFILAIGGGSAIDSSKAIAYGLANDFNLEDLFLNKVTTSKIAPVGCISTIAATGSETSNSTVVTIVNGKGETFKRSYNHDCARPLFAIINPEFTFSVPAYHTASGGADIMFHTMERYFTRTRDVKLTDRISEGLLVTVKEEIEKVLKRPDDYEARANLAWAGSLSHNGLTGTGRESDFPVHKIAQELSALFDVIHGASITAIWSTWSRYVYQTDIPRFAQFATNVFGIATNYNDLEETALLGISAWDEWCQKIGMPTTLAELDIHPTNEEIEHMAENAIATGNGSIGKYFRELTKEDVINIYHNAK, from the coding sequence ATGATAAATTTTGAATATCATACTCCCACAAAAGTCATTTTTGGCCGAAATGTCGAATCCCGTGTAGGGGCCGAAATCAAGGCACTTGGCTATAAGAATGTGCTAATCCATTTTGGTGGGACCTATTTATACGAAAATGGGCTTCTGGATCGCGTGCATAAGAGTCTGGAAGAATATGGCATCGACTATGTCGACCTGGGTGGCGTAGTACCCAATCCCAGATTATCTTTGGCCCAGGAGGGGGTGAAGCTGTGCAAGGCAAGAGGCGTTGATTTCATTCTTGCCATCGGCGGCGGCAGCGCGATTGATTCCTCCAAGGCGATCGCTTACGGGTTAGCCAATGATTTTAACCTGGAGGATCTATTCCTAAACAAGGTGACGACGAGCAAGATCGCACCAGTTGGCTGTATTTCCACGATCGCCGCCACGGGTTCCGAAACCAGCAATTCTACGGTCGTGACAATTGTAAACGGCAAGGGTGAAACCTTTAAACGCTCGTATAATCATGATTGTGCCCGTCCGTTATTCGCCATCATCAATCCGGAATTTACCTTTTCGGTCCCGGCTTATCATACCGCCAGCGGCGGGGCGGATATCATGTTCCATACGATGGAGCGTTATTTTACCCGTACGCGTGACGTTAAATTAACAGATAGAATATCGGAGGGACTGCTAGTCACCGTAAAAGAAGAAATAGAGAAAGTATTGAAGCGTCCTGATGATTATGAAGCCAGAGCCAATTTGGCATGGGCCGGAAGTCTCTCTCACAACGGTCTGACCGGCACAGGGAGAGAATCGGACTTCCCCGTCCACAAAATTGCCCAAGAGCTAAGCGCGCTTTTTGACGTGATTCACGGCGCCAGTATTACCGCGATATGGTCAACTTGGTCTCGCTACGTTTATCAGACAGATATTCCCCGTTTCGCTCAGTTTGCCACCAACGTGTTTGGTATTGCCACGAATTATAATGATCTGGAAGAGACAGCCCTGTTGGGTATTTCCGCATGGGATGAATGGTGCCAAAAAATAGGGATGCCGACGACGCTGGCTGAACTCGATATTCATCCAACCAATGAGGAAATAGAACATATGGCTGAAAATGCCATTGCAACGGGAAATGGGAGTATCGGTAAATACTTCAGAGAATTAACCAAAGAGGATGTGATCAATATTTATCACAATGCTAAATAA
- a CDS encoding ABC transporter permease, translated as MLLIGGFRSAPPGSPADWTVQAIPALLAKAELFQAIFNSFKLAVSATLPALILAILFAWLSQRTTMTLRRVITPAMMLVFAMPSLFYALAFDLFANRYNGYANSLINLLGGSQIFQVDAESWSGLIGVTFLRATAFIYLFIAPAFRGLDIAHEDASLTCGRGRLATFLLISLPMLAPAITGAVILSFVAGLHSFDTPLILGEPVGIRVIATEIYDMLVNSYPPAYAEASLLSVALVVFVALLCIVQSFIMGRRGYITVTGKRTTQPLLPLGKWAWAANTLVILFLLLAIVAPFLSLIYGALQPYPGVYGQISLMHFGRVFTQPGIWQAIITTLKLSVTVGAAAMVLAVMLCLTSRHFSPRIRSVVRFSTLLPYAMPGIVAALSVTWAWLSLPGLKLLYGTVWMMMLAFIVVVMPFAMQAANAVTSQLSHELGEAARIAGASMLQSVFQITGPLILPGFLVGWFFIAIIIAGNLDIPLLLGSPTLSTIASQTYLLQSQGQTGDAAALLICTLLLLIAVALIGAGIKFVWRRRHARLRQQPAPASSVLRPQESEYS; from the coding sequence ATGCTGTTAATCGGTGGTTTTCGCAGCGCTCCGCCCGGTTCGCCGGCGGACTGGACGGTTCAGGCAATACCGGCATTGCTTGCAAAGGCGGAGTTGTTTCAGGCGATATTCAATTCATTTAAACTGGCGGTTTCGGCAACGTTACCTGCACTTATCCTGGCCATCCTTTTTGCCTGGTTATCGCAAAGAACCACGATGACACTCAGGCGTGTTATTACACCGGCAATGATGCTGGTTTTTGCCATGCCTTCGTTATTTTATGCGCTTGCATTCGATCTGTTCGCGAATCGTTATAACGGCTATGCCAATAGTCTGATTAACTTATTAGGCGGTTCTCAGATATTCCAGGTTGATGCCGAGTCCTGGTCTGGTCTGATTGGCGTGACATTCTTGCGTGCCACCGCTTTTATCTATTTATTCATCGCACCTGCATTTCGTGGATTAGATATCGCTCATGAAGATGCATCATTAACCTGCGGCCGCGGTCGACTTGCCACTTTTCTGCTCATTAGCTTGCCAATGCTTGCGCCAGCGATAACCGGCGCGGTAATCCTGAGCTTTGTCGCCGGCCTGCATTCGTTTGATACGCCATTGATTTTGGGGGAACCCGTCGGTATTCGTGTCATCGCCACTGAAATATATGACATGTTAGTGAATAGCTATCCTCCTGCCTATGCCGAGGCGAGTCTACTCTCAGTCGCTCTGGTCGTGTTTGTCGCACTGCTATGCATTGTGCAATCTTTTATCATGGGGCGTCGTGGTTATATAACGGTGACAGGCAAGAGAACAACACAGCCTTTATTACCATTAGGGAAATGGGCATGGGCAGCCAATACACTGGTGATTCTCTTCTTGTTGCTTGCCATCGTCGCGCCGTTCCTGTCATTGATTTATGGCGCATTGCAGCCTTATCCGGGCGTTTATGGGCAGATCAGCCTGATGCATTTCGGGCGTGTATTTACACAACCGGGTATCTGGCAAGCCATCATCACTACCTTAAAGCTTTCGGTTACGGTAGGGGCCGCGGCAATGGTGCTGGCCGTGATGCTTTGCCTTACATCCCGGCATTTTAGCCCGCGTATCCGCTCCGTTGTGCGCTTTAGCACGTTATTACCTTATGCCATGCCTGGCATCGTTGCCGCGTTGTCGGTCACCTGGGCCTGGTTAAGTTTGCCGGGATTAAAACTGCTTTATGGTACGGTCTGGATGATGATGCTGGCATTTATTGTCGTCGTCATGCCTTTCGCCATGCAGGCGGCTAATGCGGTCACCAGCCAGTTATCTCATGAACTTGGCGAAGCCGCACGTATCGCCGGCGCATCCATGTTGCAGAGCGTATTTCAGATCACCGGCCCGCTAATCCTGCCTGGATTTTTAGTCGGCTGGTTTTTTATCGCCATTATCATCGCAGGCAATCTGGATATCCCCCTGTTATTGGGGTCCCCCACCTTATCCACCATTGCTTCGCAAACTTACCTGTTGCAGTCGCAGGGACAAACCGGGGACGCAGCGGCGTTACTGATTTGCACACTGCTATTACTGATTGCGGTCGCACTCATCGGGGCAGGTATTAAATTTGTCTGGCGGCGGCGTCATGCGCGGCTCAGGCAACAACCCGCCCCAGCATCCTCGGTTTTGCGTCCACAGGAGTCTGAATACTCATGA
- a CDS encoding PTS fructose transporter subunit IIB: MYIVCVTSCAVGIAHTYMAAANLKKTAENIGLEIKIETQGAQGTENEITNDDIIRADACIIASDVRIRNGDRFDALPTLTVSASEAVRHPESIIKELMEALE; the protein is encoded by the coding sequence ATGTACATTGTTTGTGTAACAAGCTGTGCAGTAGGCATAGCTCATACTTATATGGCGGCCGCCAACTTGAAAAAAACGGCGGAGAACATTGGGTTAGAAATAAAAATAGAAACCCAGGGCGCGCAGGGTACCGAAAACGAAATAACTAACGACGATATTATTCGTGCAGATGCTTGCATTATTGCCAGTGACGTACGTATTCGCAATGGAGATCGATTTGACGCTCTACCTACCTTAACTGTGAGCGCCAGTGAAGCCGTACGCCATCCGGAATCAATAATCAAAGAATTAATGGAGGCTTTAGAATAA
- a CDS encoding ABC transporter substrate-binding protein, with translation MKTLLGRVLLGCALLTIAVKSLATTADESLSQLYKQAKAAGQSQVVIYLPYGNLQPVWDAFTQAWPGITVRPAVISGGGAPLLARIRAEATSGNYTGDVVISGLGDIHTLQQEHRLEKDVPPQATSLPEQYKDSAGYYQIPFNTLFTLVYNPNLIKPEQLPQTFDEAVSQKNQGHFGYARFTGAAAPDLAGSVLFWNNAVSDEQLKQIKANGREVPTAIALLTNIAQGRLAYGLWAPTQNVKKIQQDGAPLAIHLLKDSAVLMGPGMAMLNHAPNKAAAQLLRGWLLSDAGQRALGELASSYGTQPGAPVPPGLPDVSDYAFKTIPLSHWEETLRAFRSHTQAIWGN, from the coding sequence ATGAAAACCTTATTGGGCCGGGTATTGTTGGGCTGTGCTCTGTTGACTATCGCGGTTAAATCGCTGGCAACCACAGCAGATGAATCACTCTCTCAGCTGTACAAACAGGCTAAAGCGGCGGGGCAGTCACAGGTGGTTATCTATCTTCCCTATGGGAATTTGCAACCTGTGTGGGATGCCTTTACTCAGGCCTGGCCGGGGATTACGGTGCGGCCAGCCGTTATCTCCGGTGGCGGGGCGCCTCTACTTGCTCGTATCCGGGCAGAGGCAACCAGTGGAAATTATACCGGTGACGTTGTGATCAGTGGCCTGGGCGATATTCACACTCTGCAGCAGGAGCATCGGCTCGAAAAAGATGTTCCCCCGCAAGCTACATCGCTCCCGGAACAATATAAAGACAGCGCAGGTTACTATCAGATCCCCTTCAATACGCTATTTACTCTGGTCTACAACCCCAATTTGATTAAGCCGGAGCAGTTGCCTCAAACATTTGACGAAGCGGTAAGTCAAAAAAACCAGGGGCATTTTGGTTATGCCCGATTCACCGGTGCCGCGGCCCCGGATCTCGCCGGCAGCGTCTTATTCTGGAATAACGCGGTGAGTGATGAACAGTTAAAACAGATCAAAGCCAATGGGCGCGAAGTGCCCACCGCTATTGCATTGCTGACCAATATTGCTCAGGGGCGGCTTGCTTATGGTTTATGGGCACCTACGCAGAATGTGAAGAAAATTCAACAGGATGGTGCTCCCCTGGCCATCCATTTATTGAAAGATTCTGCCGTGTTGATGGGCCCGGGTATGGCAATGTTAAATCATGCGCCAAACAAAGCGGCCGCTCAATTGCTCAGAGGATGGCTTTTAAGCGATGCAGGGCAACGGGCACTTGGCGAATTAGCATCAAGCTATGGAACCCAACCAGGGGCGCCCGTTCCACCAGGATTGCCTGATGTCTCTGATTATGCCTTTAAAACCATTCCTCTCTCTCATTGGGAAGAAACGCTGCGGGCTTTCCGCTCTCATACTCAGGCTATCTGGGGGAACTGA
- a CDS encoding PTS fructose transporter subunit IIC has product MVEIKRKTSNKKSQLSFIKDSLMSGISYMIPVIVGGAILQAIAKAMGGYDIGAHMAQVDSLSKVIFLIGTALMNFTVPAIAGFTAYAMGDKPALAPGLAMGTLALNLSTGFVGGLVGGIIVGYLTIAIKKINVPKAMQGIMPILVIPVFVTLIAGLLMYYVFGTPIAIFMEALTEFLVSLNGGSRFILGAVIGAMMCCDNGGPVSKTAATFVNALNASGVLIPTSAKMCSGMTSPLGIGLATFLGGKRKFTDGEKEQGKTLLFLSCCYIQEGVIPFQINDPLRVTLCCMTGGAITGGLCMTFGIESPAVHGGAFVIPMVSNPLLFFGLWALGGIITGVLYAIVRRPLSPEA; this is encoded by the coding sequence ATGGTAGAGATCAAACGCAAAACATCAAATAAGAAGAGTCAGCTATCGTTCATTAAAGACTCACTGATGAGCGGCATTTCTTACATGATCCCCGTCATTGTGGGGGGAGCCATCCTGCAAGCAATTGCCAAAGCAATGGGCGGGTATGACATCGGCGCCCATATGGCGCAAGTCGACAGCTTGTCCAAAGTCATCTTCCTCATCGGCACGGCATTGATGAACTTTACTGTTCCTGCCATCGCTGGCTTCACCGCCTATGCGATGGGGGATAAGCCAGCGCTAGCTCCCGGCCTGGCCATGGGGACCTTGGCCCTGAATCTCAGCACTGGATTCGTGGGCGGGCTAGTCGGCGGCATCATCGTCGGCTACCTGACCATTGCTATCAAGAAAATCAATGTCCCTAAAGCAATGCAGGGTATCATGCCCATTCTGGTTATTCCGGTGTTCGTGACGCTAATTGCCGGCCTGCTGATGTACTACGTCTTCGGTACGCCGATAGCCATCTTCATGGAAGCCTTGACGGAATTTCTCGTTTCGCTGAACGGCGGCTCCCGCTTTATTCTCGGTGCGGTTATCGGCGCCATGATGTGCTGCGACAACGGGGGGCCCGTAAGTAAAACGGCTGCAACGTTCGTGAATGCCCTGAATGCCAGTGGCGTCCTCATTCCGACGTCGGCTAAAATGTGTTCGGGCATGACATCGCCGTTGGGAATCGGCCTAGCGACGTTCCTTGGTGGAAAAAGGAAATTCACCGACGGGGAGAAAGAACAAGGGAAAACGTTATTATTTCTGTCGTGTTGTTATATTCAGGAAGGTGTTATTCCATTCCAGATCAACGATCCGCTGCGCGTGACCTTATGCTGTATGACCGGTGGTGCGATCACCGGCGGGTTATGCATGACATTTGGTATTGAATCCCCAGCGGTACATGGCGGCGCGTTCGTTATTCCGATGGTATCCAATCCGTTGCTGTTCTTTGGCCTGTGGGCATTGGGCGGCATTATTACCGGCGTGCTTTATGCCATAGTCAGGCGGCCGCTATCCCCGGAAGCGTAG
- a CDS encoding ABC transporter ATP-binding protein: MSHIEINALRKRYPNGAGLARLDLTIEHGEFFVLLGPSGCGKTTALRCLAGLEIPDSGWISLDNTRVVEPQQGRFVAPQHRMLGMVFQSYALWPHMTVEQNVAYPLKARRYSRSARVQAVEDALTLVDLNAVAHRYPGELSGGQQQRVALARALAARPTLVLFDEPLSNLDAQLRIRLRQELRRVHHEVNYTAVYVTHDQDEALALADRIAVMRDGRIEQLGTPVQIFQHPETRFVAEFVGFDNFLSGRVRSTDKGSMTVAVPGLAHPVNARAMRHFAVGEPVELAIRSGNLQWSLTGDRLSANTVPVALIDAQYQGDAYQCVFSCSTGIRLNARLSVHQWHEMTSSVPSSEGGFLHFPADALVALPVELLSTSNKLEELP, encoded by the coding sequence ATGAGCCATATTGAGATTAATGCACTGCGTAAACGTTATCCTAATGGCGCAGGGCTTGCCCGATTGGATTTGACAATAGAACACGGTGAATTTTTTGTGCTGTTAGGGCCAAGCGGCTGTGGCAAAACCACCGCCTTACGTTGTCTTGCCGGGCTGGAAATACCGGACAGCGGGTGGATTAGCCTCGATAACACGCGTGTTGTTGAACCGCAACAGGGGCGGTTTGTTGCCCCACAACATCGTATGCTGGGGATGGTCTTTCAAAGTTATGCACTTTGGCCGCATATGACCGTTGAACAGAACGTAGCATATCCCTTAAAAGCAAGGCGCTACTCGCGTTCTGCGCGGGTGCAGGCGGTTGAAGATGCGCTCACGCTTGTCGATCTGAACGCTGTTGCACACCGTTATCCTGGTGAATTGTCCGGGGGGCAGCAGCAGCGGGTGGCGCTGGCGCGCGCACTGGCAGCACGACCAACATTGGTGCTATTTGATGAACCGCTATCGAATCTGGATGCGCAGCTACGTATACGTTTACGTCAAGAGCTGCGCCGTGTGCACCATGAAGTCAACTATACCGCCGTTTATGTCACTCATGACCAGGATGAAGCGCTGGCCTTAGCCGATCGTATTGCGGTTATGCGTGATGGTCGGATTGAGCAATTAGGTACGCCGGTACAGATTTTCCAGCACCCTGAAACGCGCTTTGTCGCTGAATTTGTCGGTTTCGATAACTTTTTATCCGGGCGTGTCCGATCAACGGATAAAGGAAGCATGACTGTGGCTGTTCCCGGTCTGGCTCATCCGGTTAACGCCAGGGCAATGCGGCATTTTGCCGTTGGTGAGCCGGTTGAACTGGCGATACGTTCGGGCAATTTGCAGTGGAGTTTGACCGGCGACCGGTTAAGCGCCAATACCGTCCCGGTTGCACTTATTGATGCGCAATATCAGGGGGATGCCTATCAATGCGTGTTTTCCTGTTCAACGGGAATACGTCTAAATGCGCGGTTATCTGTTCATCAATGGCATGAGATGACATCTTCTGTTCCCTCATCAGAGGGCGGCTTCCTGCACTTTCCTGCTGATGCTTTAGTCGCATTGCCTGTTGAGTTACTTTCCACCTCGAATAAGCTTGAGGAACTACCATGA
- a CDS encoding LysR family transcriptional regulator: MAARHSDIQAGAAGISLGKLRSFVAVAEEGQFSQAARRLGVAQPSLSSQIRELEKLLGVVLFNRTTRSLALTAEGERFLQRARQLLRDLNSAVADLRNLAELNHGRIVVAATPSLSSALLPQAIQDFRQRFPDIVVQVREGLFSDVEDMVMNGIADIGVGPRPERHRSLVFNPQIMEQFVALVPPEHPLTAQQPVTLEALAVWPMIALATGAGIRSVMENTFQDKGLFPEIHHVLTRQDSVIAMVEANLGIAWLPALVALSGRPRRVRILQVEQPGNNRELGFIQRPGGSPSVAATAFGEHCFSEAVLTAAWAANDTEKMIKRALLACIFSRPISS; the protein is encoded by the coding sequence ATGGCTGCCAGGCATTCTGATATTCAGGCGGGCGCTGCTGGTATCAGCCTCGGTAAGTTACGCAGTTTTGTCGCGGTTGCGGAAGAGGGGCAATTCAGCCAGGCGGCTCGCCGCTTAGGGGTCGCTCAGCCTTCATTAAGTTCTCAAATCCGTGAGCTGGAAAAACTATTGGGTGTGGTTTTGTTTAATCGAACGACGCGCTCATTAGCACTTACGGCGGAAGGTGAACGTTTTTTGCAACGGGCCCGTCAGTTACTCCGGGATCTGAACTCCGCAGTCGCTGATTTACGCAATTTAGCGGAACTGAATCATGGACGTATTGTTGTGGCGGCAACGCCATCGCTTTCTTCTGCTCTGTTACCGCAGGCGATACAGGATTTTCGTCAGCGCTTTCCAGATATCGTGGTCCAGGTGCGGGAGGGGTTGTTTTCCGACGTGGAAGATATGGTGATGAATGGTATCGCGGATATCGGTGTCGGCCCACGTCCGGAACGCCATCGTAGCCTCGTATTTAATCCGCAAATTATGGAGCAATTTGTCGCGCTCGTTCCCCCAGAACACCCTCTGACAGCGCAGCAGCCTGTAACGCTAGAGGCGCTTGCCGTTTGGCCAATGATTGCGCTGGCCACAGGGGCGGGTATCCGAAGCGTGATGGAAAATACCTTTCAGGACAAAGGGTTATTTCCAGAGATTCATCATGTATTAACACGCCAGGACAGTGTGATCGCGATGGTGGAGGCGAATTTAGGCATTGCCTGGTTGCCTGCGCTGGTGGCACTCTCTGGTCGGCCGCGGCGGGTCCGTATTCTGCAGGTCGAGCAACCTGGAAACAATCGCGAATTAGGCTTTATTCAACGGCCGGGGGGAAGCCCTTCAGTGGCTGCAACCGCTTTCGGAGAGCATTGTTTTAGTGAAGCTGTGTTGACTGCTGCGTGGGCTGCGAATGATACCGAAAAAATGATAAAGAGAGCGTTGTTAGCCTGCATTTTTAGCCGGCCCATTTCATCATAG
- a CDS encoding NtaA/DmoA family FMN-dependent monooxygenase (This protein belongs to a clade of FMN-dependent monooxygenases, within a broader family of flavin-dependent oxidoreductases, the luciferase-like monooxygenase (LMM) family, some of whose members use coenzyme F420 rather than FMN.), whose amino-acid sequence MAQNRSHLHFNFHGNSSGEHLAAWRRESTELPARFLPEHYIQIAKLAEKGLFDAVFFAAGLAIPDDGRPVRPLIDPTVLIPVLAAQTSHIGFVATLSTTFNEPYNVARTLASLDHVCGGRIGWNIVTTYDEQAAANFGMTSLPDRASRYARAEEFVNVVCKLWGSWADDAVLSKRGGEVDINNQHIHPVHHVGRFFSVKGASQTPRTPQGRPVLFQAGGSPAGMALAARYADAVFSIGLELEQAQNFYRELKKQVVEAGRSPDDLAVLPGVYLYLGGTEDEAERKRIALLEAPGALEGYVKQLATRLGVQAEALVLDAPVPESILRDAESRAGSVGHTRALVASLGSGHQTLRQFIARQPVGGPHRVIIGTPEQAAATLADWFRQGAADGFNIGNLSLPELEMFVEGVVPILQKQGLFREGYSGNTLRHHLEALH is encoded by the coding sequence ATGGCACAGAATAGATCCCATTTGCATTTCAATTTTCATGGCAACAGTTCAGGGGAGCATCTGGCGGCATGGCGGCGCGAATCAACCGAACTGCCGGCTCGCTTTCTGCCAGAACATTATATCCAGATTGCTAAACTGGCTGAAAAAGGACTGTTTGACGCGGTGTTCTTCGCTGCTGGCCTGGCTATCCCTGATGATGGCCGTCCGGTCAGGCCATTAATCGATCCCACCGTTTTAATCCCTGTTCTTGCCGCGCAGACTTCACATATTGGCTTCGTCGCGACATTGTCGACCACTTTCAATGAACCCTATAACGTGGCTCGTACTCTGGCCTCGCTAGACCATGTTTGCGGTGGGCGTATTGGTTGGAACATTGTCACCACTTATGATGAACAGGCCGCCGCGAATTTTGGCATGACATCACTGCCCGATCGGGCTTCGCGATATGCCCGTGCGGAAGAGTTCGTTAATGTGGTATGCAAATTATGGGGTAGTTGGGCTGATGACGCGGTGCTGTCAAAGCGCGGTGGTGAGGTTGATATCAATAACCAACATATCCATCCTGTTCATCATGTGGGGCGATTTTTTTCCGTGAAAGGAGCTTCTCAGACACCGCGGACGCCGCAGGGGCGGCCAGTACTGTTTCAGGCGGGCGGTTCGCCGGCAGGAATGGCGCTGGCTGCCCGCTATGCCGATGCTGTGTTCAGCATTGGTCTTGAGCTGGAGCAGGCGCAGAACTTTTACCGTGAATTAAAAAAACAGGTGGTGGAAGCGGGGCGATCCCCTGATGATCTGGCCGTGTTACCCGGTGTTTATCTTTATCTAGGGGGAACTGAAGACGAAGCCGAACGTAAGCGGATCGCGCTACTTGAAGCTCCGGGCGCGTTAGAAGGGTATGTTAAACAGCTTGCGACACGGCTGGGCGTTCAGGCTGAAGCGCTTGTGCTAGACGCCCCTGTGCCGGAGTCTATACTACGCGATGCAGAATCACGTGCGGGTTCAGTGGGGCATACCCGCGCGCTTGTCGCATCATTAGGTTCTGGCCATCAAACGCTAAGGCAATTTATTGCACGGCAGCCCGTTGGCGGGCCACACAGGGTAATTATTGGTACTCCTGAGCAAGCCGCCGCCACACTGGCAGACTGGTTCCGTCAGGGGGCGGCAGATGGTTTTAATATCGGCAATTTATCTTTACCTGAACTGGAGATGTTTGTGGAAGGCGTTGTGCCAATACTACAAAAACAAGGTCTTTTTCGTGAAGGTTATAGCGGTAACACTTTACGTCATCATCTGGAGGCGTTGCACTGA
- a CDS encoding class II fructose-bisphosphate aldolase, translated as MYVSMKEMLWHAHKNMYAVMAVNCVNMEQVKACIESAEEEFSPIIINISPRQMKAHGSGHIMAPMIGNLAEKANVPIAFNLDHGTNYDDIVAAIRYGFSSVMIDASSCDFEENVKRTQMVVELAHAAGKSVEAELGHVGSTANADEFRADLYTDPLRAKEFVERTRCDCLAVAIGTAHGHYPKGFTPTLDFARLQLLKETLDMPLVLHGGSGAGEENIRKVVSLGINKINVCTDLMKYITNAIKDALTGDPAIDYMDLCIVAQESMKIFVKDYIRLIGSNDKYTFDKHIGPEYE; from the coding sequence ATGTACGTTTCAATGAAAGAGATGCTGTGGCATGCACACAAAAATATGTATGCCGTAATGGCTGTAAATTGTGTCAATATGGAACAAGTAAAAGCCTGTATAGAAAGTGCCGAAGAAGAGTTCTCACCCATCATTATCAATATTTCGCCACGGCAGATGAAAGCTCACGGCAGTGGACATATTATGGCACCAATGATCGGCAACTTGGCCGAAAAGGCTAATGTTCCCATTGCATTTAATCTGGATCACGGTACGAACTACGACGATATTGTGGCCGCTATTCGATACGGTTTCTCCAGCGTCATGATCGACGCGTCTTCCTGTGATTTTGAAGAGAATGTGAAGCGAACCCAGATGGTTGTCGAACTCGCCCACGCTGCAGGTAAATCGGTTGAAGCGGAATTAGGGCATGTTGGCTCGACGGCGAACGCAGATGAATTCCGTGCTGATCTCTATACAGATCCCTTACGGGCCAAAGAATTCGTTGAACGCACCCGGTGCGATTGCCTGGCCGTGGCGATCGGCACCGCCCACGGTCACTATCCCAAGGGCTTTACGCCTACTCTTGATTTTGCTAGGTTGCAATTACTGAAGGAAACATTAGACATGCCGCTGGTATTACATGGTGGCAGCGGCGCTGGTGAGGAGAATATCCGTAAGGTCGTCTCTCTGGGCATCAATAAAATCAATGTCTGCACCGATCTGATGAAATACATCACTAACGCAATAAAGGATGCACTTACCGGAGACCCCGCGATCGACTATATGGATCTGTGTATTGTTGCACAGGAGTCGATGAAAATATTTGTGAAAGATTATATACGACTGATTGGATCAAATGATAAGTATACGTTTGATAAACACATCGGTCCAGAATATGAGTGA